From a single Bacteroidota bacterium genomic region:
- a CDS encoding alpha/beta hydrolase yields MPSRRLSITSPRGHTLAARLDLPEAEPVAGALFAHCFTCSKDLKAVGAISRALNREGLAVLRFDFTGLGQSEGEFADSTFSTDVDDLVAAAGCMAEELEAPAILVGHSLGGAAVLQATGRIPSVKAVATIGAPCDPEHVRHLFDASLGEIEAQGEACVTLAGRPFTIRKSFVDDLAAQRMDEAIRSLGRALLVFHAPGDQTVGIENAAHIFQAAKHPKSFVSLDDADHLLTNERDAEYAGRVLAAWAHRYVGEST; encoded by the coding sequence ATGCCTTCTCGCCGCCTCTCGATCACCAGCCCGCGCGGCCACACGCTTGCAGCCCGCCTCGACCTACCCGAGGCGGAACCCGTCGCCGGGGCGCTCTTCGCGCACTGCTTCACCTGCTCGAAGGACCTCAAGGCCGTCGGCGCGATCAGCAGGGCGCTGAACCGCGAGGGCCTCGCGGTGCTCCGGTTCGACTTCACCGGCCTCGGCCAGAGCGAGGGCGAGTTCGCCGACTCGACGTTCTCGACGGACGTGGACGACCTCGTAGCCGCCGCCGGGTGCATGGCCGAGGAGCTGGAAGCGCCCGCGATCCTCGTCGGGCACTCGCTCGGCGGGGCGGCCGTGCTGCAGGCCACCGGGCGGATCCCGAGTGTCAAGGCCGTCGCCACGATCGGCGCGCCGTGCGACCCGGAGCACGTCCGTCACCTCTTCGACGCATCGCTCGGTGAGATCGAGGCGCAGGGCGAGGCCTGCGTGACGCTCGCCGGGCGGCCGTTCACGATCCGCAAGTCGTTCGTCGACGACCTCGCGGCGCAGCGCATGGACGAGGCCATCCGCAGCCTGGGCCGCGCCCTGCTCGTCTTCCACGCACCGGGCGACCAGACGGTCGGCATCGAGAACGCGGCGCACATTTTCCAGGCGGCCAAGCACCCCAAGAGCTTCGTCTCGCTCGACGACGCCGACCACCTGCTCACCAACGAGCGCGATGCCGAGTACGCCGGACGCGTCCTCGCCGCGTGGGCGCACCGGTATGTTGGGGAGAGCACGTAG